The following coding sequences lie in one Cotesia glomerata isolate CgM1 linkage group LG5, MPM_Cglom_v2.3, whole genome shotgun sequence genomic window:
- the LOC123265845 gene encoding uncharacterized protein LOC123265845 isoform X1, producing the protein MKIILGFLLCGLACALPYNKTGKLESLKTKTDLKTKEDKLFTSLLPKVSNHTGVNNSRAKKQATYYLVQPDSSQCCPCSGAGASGTIGTTGTIGTSGDVGIIGTTGTVGTTGTYRIVETTGNTGTTGTIGTSGTGGHSGTIRVVETTGNTGTTGTIGTSGTGGHTRIIRVGGIGTTGTKGTGTITNENYNYGSSSLSGETTYLFQPGSTSSQGGQLTTCCHPCVVPAPQPAPQPPVVVAVDNPPPPPPTQPPIVVQFESHPVPQPDIYLHMNTPAVQMQNSCSNNTHTEKVVEHKCDESTKCDQDTYVVLPPADTQSSVMYVQFPIIQHQTPVFPQILVGSSKLMNACLNKNGSSSVAESESSSSSSSLSSSSSSETVSSGYNSGASFEVTQQVDAGNSNNNNGQLLHLPVEANQQGQFYSGQVYQSGPFNGYGLGQFNQPGPFDPQVNSNAPLQSHICGVQSDLNFNRFQPSPGSWAGNFEVPREQQIYRYPSFRAANNDDLNNQISQLNPVTGRPDQHVGQGQMAPDNLMKRYFSRSVPADKGAEFDSSEVKSSADSHEVQPQDGKVASVSPPAQVLTSLKKNSLKSSENNKDSSGSKISDRKKFKN; encoded by the exons atgAAGATAATACTCGGCTTTTTATTGTGCGGCCTAGCTTGCGCTCTGCCGTACAATAAGACTGGAAAACTCGAATCTCTTAAAACCAAGACTGATCTCAAGACGAAGGAAGATAAATTATTCACTTCATTGTTGCCAAAAGTTTCCAATCATACGGGAGTCAATAACAGCAGAGCTAAAAAACAAGCTACTTATTATTTAGTCCAGCCAGATTCATCTCAGTGTTGTCCTTGTTCGGGAGCAGGAGCTTCAGGAACTATTGGAACTACTGGAACTATTGGAACTTCAGGAGATGTTGGAATTATTGGAACTACAGGAACTGTTGGAACTACGGGAACTTATAGAATCGTTGAAACTACAGGAAATACTGGAACAACAGGAACTATTGGAACTTCAGGAACTGGTGGGCATTCGGGAACTATTAGAGTCGTTGAGACTACAGGAAATACTGGAACAACAGGAACAATTGGAACTTCAGGAACTGGTGGACATACAAGAATCATTAGAGTTGGTGGAATAGGAACTACTGGAACTAAAGGAACAGGAACTATAAccaatgaaaattataattacggaTCATCATCTTTAAGCGGAGAAACTACATATCTTTTCCAACCAGGATCGACTTCATCACAAGGAGGTCAACTAACAACCTGCTGCCATCCATGCGTTGTACCTGCTCCACAACCAGCACCACAACCACCAGTAGTAGTAGCAGTAGACAATCCTCCACCTCCACCTCCAACTCAGCCTCCAATTGTCGTGCAATTCGAGTCGCATCCAGTTCCGCAGCCAGACATTTACCTCCACATGAACACACCGGCAGTCCAAATGCAAAACTCGTGCTCCAACAACACCCACACTGAAAAAGTAGTCGAGCATAAATGTGATGAGTCAACGAAATGCGATCAAGACACTTACGTAGTATTGCCGCCAGCAGACACTCAGTCCTCGGTTATGTACGTCCAGTTCCCGATTATTCAACACCAAACGCCAGTTTTTCCTCAAATTCTCGTTGGAAGTTCCAAACTTATGAATGCGTGCTTGAATAAAAATGGATCTAGTTCTGTTGCAGAGTCTGagtcttcttcttcttcttcttctttatcATCTTCTTCATCATCAGAGACTGTTTCTTCAGGATATAATTCTGGTGCTTCTTTTGAAGTAACTCAACAAGTTGATGCTGggaatagtaataataataatggacaGTTATTACATCTACCTGTAGAAGCTAATCAACAAGGGCAATTTTATTCTGGGCAAGTGTATCAATCTGGACCATTCAATGGATACGGACTGGGACAATTCAACCAACCGGGGCCATTTGATCCCCAAGTTAATTCAAATGCACCGCTTCAATCACACATTTGTGGAGTCCAAAGTGATTTAAATTTCAACAGATTTCAACCTAGTCCAGGATCTTGGGCAGGAAACTTTGAAGTTCCGAGAGAACAGCAGATTTATAGGTACCCCAGTTTTCGTGCTGCTAACAATGATGATCTCAACAACCAAATTTCTCAGTTAAACCCT GTCACTGGACGACCGGACCAACATGTGGGTCAAGGACAGATGGCACCAGACAACTTGATGAAGAGATACTTTTCGCGGTCTGTACCGGCTGATAAAGGTGCAGAGTTTGATTCTTCAGAAGTAAAGTCAAGTGCTGACTCACATGAAGTACAACCTCAGGATGGCAAAGTCGCAAGCGTTTCTCCACCGGCTCAGGTGTTAACTTCGctgaagaaaaattcattgaaaagttctgaaaataataaagactCCAGTGGCTCTAAAATTAGTGatagaaaaaagtttaaaaattaa